A window of Polaribacter litorisediminis contains these coding sequences:
- a CDS encoding NAD(P)-binding domain-containing protein, whose product MNNHDLPVAIIGGGPVGLSAAAHLKKSNQPFILFETGSQIGANILKWGHVRLFSPWEYNIDKAAETLLREAQLPIPNKADVPYGKELIEDYLKPLANLPGIKKHIHLNSKVISIGRSGLDKMKDAKRAELPFSIQVIENGKFKLYEAKAVIDASGTLQSPNPVGSGGIFALGEVDNRAQIYYGMPDINEANEDKYANKTTLVVGGGHSAIGTILALNDLIHKYPNTKIHWVLRKKQVSDVYGGQEADKFKARGALGIQIEILVNSGAIEIHTPVYIHEIEKNKDQLAIKGLKHKDTFVLEGIDEIISNTGSRPDFNFLREIRFDSDAALESVPKLANLIDPNIHSCGTVRPHGEAELRQKEKDFYIVGMKSYGRAPTFLMTTGYEQIRSIVAFMNGDFESAKRVELNLPETGVCSSGISRAIKETEVKVKTSCAATCGV is encoded by the coding sequence ATGAATAATCACGATTTACCAGTAGCAATAATTGGAGGAGGTCCAGTAGGTTTGTCCGCAGCCGCACATCTTAAAAAAAGCAATCAACCATTTATTCTTTTTGAAACAGGAAGTCAAATTGGCGCCAATATTTTAAAATGGGGACACGTAAGGTTGTTTTCACCTTGGGAATATAATATTGACAAAGCAGCAGAAACTTTATTACGAGAAGCGCAATTACCAATTCCAAACAAAGCAGATGTCCCTTATGGAAAGGAACTCATTGAAGATTATTTAAAGCCACTTGCAAATTTACCAGGCATTAAAAAACATATTCATTTGAATTCGAAGGTAATCTCCATTGGAAGAAGCGGTTTAGATAAAATGAAAGATGCCAAGAGAGCAGAACTTCCATTTTCTATTCAAGTTATTGAAAATGGCAAGTTTAAGTTGTATGAAGCTAAAGCAGTAATTGATGCTTCAGGTACTTTGCAAAGTCCAAATCCTGTAGGATCTGGTGGAATATTTGCCCTTGGTGAAGTGGATAATAGAGCCCAAATATATTATGGTATGCCCGATATCAATGAAGCAAATGAGGATAAATATGCCAATAAAACTACTTTAGTCGTTGGCGGAGGGCATTCGGCTATAGGGACTATTTTAGCATTAAATGATCTTATCCATAAATATCCGAATACAAAAATTCATTGGGTATTGCGAAAAAAGCAAGTTAGTGATGTGTATGGTGGTCAAGAGGCTGATAAGTTTAAGGCAAGAGGTGCTTTAGGTATTCAAATTGAAATATTGGTGAATTCAGGAGCTATTGAGATTCATACGCCTGTGTATATTCATGAAATTGAAAAAAATAAGGACCAATTAGCAATTAAAGGTTTAAAACACAAAGACACTTTTGTTTTAGAAGGTATAGATGAAATAATTAGTAATACAGGCTCTCGTCCCGATTTTAATTTCTTAAGAGAAATTCGCTTTGACTCAGATGCAGCTCTTGAAAGTGTTCCAAAGCTGGCTAATTTAATTGATCCAAATATTCATAGCTGTGGTACTGTAAGGCCACATGGGGAAGCAGAATTAAGGCAAAAGGAAAAAGATTTTTATATTGTTGGGATGAAAAGCTATGGGCGTGCTCCTACCTTTTTAATGACTACAGGTTATGAGCAAATAAGATCAATTGTCGCTTTCATGAACGGTGATTTTGAAAGTGCAAAACGAGTAGAATTAAATTTACCAGAAACAGGTGTTTGCAGCTCAGGAATCAGTAGGGCAATTAAAGAAACTGAGGTCAAAGTAAAAACCAGCTGTGCTGCTACTTGTGGTGTATAA
- a CDS encoding DUF6326 family protein: protein MSIKTNSSKSLTNYNINIKIKLAALWSTLMFLYIYADFFQLMTPKKLEKMIDLQTPMGPTSPVILVVFSVILIIPSLMIFLSVFLKPQINKWLNICIAALYASMSILIIVSTLGSEWHTFYILFNLIEVFVFAMIIYQAWKWPRD, encoded by the coding sequence ATGAGTATAAAAACGAACTCTTCGAAATCATTAACCAATTATAATATTAACATCAAAATTAAACTAGCAGCACTTTGGAGTACATTGATGTTTTTGTATATATATGCTGACTTTTTTCAGCTGATGACACCTAAAAAGTTGGAGAAAATGATTGACCTTCAAACCCCAATGGGACCAACATCTCCTGTGATTTTGGTTGTATTTTCTGTGATTTTAATTATTCCTTCGTTAATGATCTTTTTATCCGTTTTTCTGAAGCCACAAATTAATAAATGGTTAAATATTTGTATTGCCGCCTTATACGCCAGCATGTCCATTTTAATTATCGTTTCTACCTTAGGCAGTGAATGGCACACATTTTATATTTTATTCAATCTTATAGAAGTTTTTGTTTTTGCAATGATTATTTATCAAGCATGGAAATGGCCGAGAGATTAA
- a CDS encoding DUF2306 domain-containing protein, which translates to MNKSSKSYVLENVTILWFLVTLIGQWIFAFYVAIYHGSLIFQKGLKGMGETHMPNSYISGDSLGNIILATHLVTAVIIIGGGPLQLIPQIRLKFPRFHRWLGRMYMLFACFGAMAGLYLIWTRPRPSFGNLFQEVAISIEGVLILIFSFLALRYAIVRKIHIHRRWALRLFITASGVWFLRIGYKFWYFIEDLLGFKLENFFDFWSFGSFLIPLAVLEFYLRIKDKKNKSKQLALAILLFVLTLIMSVGIFLAVKEMWLPRILKVV; encoded by the coding sequence ATGAATAAATCCTCCAAATCATATGTTTTAGAAAATGTGACTATATTATGGTTCTTGGTAACCTTAATTGGACAATGGATATTTGCTTTTTATGTAGCTATTTATCACGGGTCTCTAATTTTTCAAAAGGGATTAAAAGGTATGGGGGAAACTCATATGCCAAACTCCTATATTTCAGGAGATAGCTTAGGAAATATTATACTTGCTACTCATCTGGTTACAGCAGTAATTATAATTGGGGGCGGCCCTTTACAATTAATTCCACAAATACGATTAAAGTTTCCACGTTTTCATCGCTGGCTAGGTCGTATGTATATGCTTTTTGCATGTTTTGGCGCGATGGCAGGATTATACCTTATATGGACACGACCACGACCATCGTTTGGAAATCTATTTCAGGAGGTTGCTATTAGCATTGAAGGAGTCCTAATTCTTATTTTTAGCTTTTTAGCATTGCGATATGCAATTGTTCGTAAAATTCACATACATCGCAGATGGGCGCTCCGCCTTTTTATTACTGCAAGTGGTGTTTGGTTCTTAAGAATAGGTTATAAGTTTTGGTATTTTATTGAAGATTTATTGGGCTTTAAATTGGAGAATTTTTTTGATTTCTGGTCGTTTGGTTCATTTTTGATACCACTTGCAGTTCTAGAATTTTACCTAAGAATAAAAGACAAAAAGAATAAATCTAAACAACTGGCTTTGGCTATTCTTCTTTTTGTTTTAACCTTGATAATGAGCGTTGGAATATTTTTAGCTGTAAAAGAAATGTGGTTACCAAGAATTTTGAAAGTTGTATAA